A portion of the Limisphaera ngatamarikiensis genome contains these proteins:
- a CDS encoding sugar phosphate isomerase/epimerase family protein: MYSMSTCWNSHRHTDGRAMLLEIRELGFEYAELSHGIRLSLVEGILQAVDAGEIRISSLHNFCPLPMGVSHAAPNLFQFSAESTRERELAIKSTLKTFDFAVRVGAPLVVLHMGSVEMKDYTDRLKELVAEGRRETPRYEALLAEAIEQRERRKEPFVERAYETLRRLIPEAEARGLRLGIENREAVEEIPFETDLRFFFREFARPTVAYWHDTGHAQIKEDLGLIHHMLHLESFADRLAGFHIHDVKPPCRDHCAPGTGRVDFASLRPWVRPEHVKVFELSPALSVEEVRAGVEYIRQLWGDE; this comes from the coding sequence ATGTACTCGATGTCCACATGCTGGAATTCGCACCGGCACACCGACGGCCGGGCCATGTTGCTCGAGATTCGCGAGCTGGGGTTTGAATATGCCGAGCTCAGCCACGGGATCCGGTTGAGCCTGGTGGAGGGTATCTTGCAGGCGGTTGATGCCGGCGAAATCCGGATCTCCAGTCTCCACAATTTCTGTCCCCTCCCGATGGGGGTCTCGCACGCGGCCCCGAATCTGTTCCAGTTTTCAGCCGAGTCCACCCGCGAACGGGAACTGGCGATCAAGAGCACGCTCAAGACCTTCGATTTTGCGGTACGGGTCGGTGCGCCCCTGGTGGTGCTGCACATGGGCAGCGTGGAGATGAAGGATTACACCGACCGACTGAAAGAACTGGTCGCCGAGGGCCGCCGGGAAACCCCGCGTTACGAGGCGCTGTTGGCCGAGGCGATCGAACAGCGCGAACGGCGCAAGGAACCGTTTGTGGAGCGGGCCTATGAAACCCTGCGCCGGTTGATTCCGGAGGCGGAGGCGCGGGGGCTGCGGTTGGGGATCGAAAACCGCGAGGCGGTCGAGGAGATCCCGTTCGAGACGGATCTGCGGTTCTTTTTCCGGGAGTTTGCCCGGCCCACGGTGGCCTACTGGCACGACACGGGTCACGCCCAGATCAAGGAGGATCTGGGCCTGATCCATCACATGTTGCATTTGGAATCGTTTGCCGATCGGCTGGCCGGGTTCCATATCCACGACGTGAAGCCGCCCTGTCGGGACCACTGTGCGCCGGGGACGGGTCGGGTGGATTTTGCGTCCCTGCGCCCCTGGGTGCGGCCCGAGCATGTGAAAGTGTTCGAGCTGAGTCCGGCCCTGAGCGTGGAAGAGGTGCGGGCCGGCGTGGAATACATCCGGCAGTTGTGGGGTGACGAGTAG
- the rpsU gene encoding 30S ribosomal protein S21, with the protein MSEIRLKKGEPIDKALRRLKKKLDREGILRIVRNHRHYEKPSERRRRKEKAARFAAMLNARYAEM; encoded by the coding sequence TTGAGCGAGATCCGACTGAAAAAGGGTGAACCGATCGACAAGGCCCTGCGGCGGCTGAAAAAGAAGCTGGACCGCGAGGGGATCCTGCGCATCGTGCGCAATCATCGGCACTACGAGAAGCCGAGCGAGCGACGCCGGCGCAAAGAGAAGGCGGCGCGGTTTGCCGCCATGCTCAATGCGCGTTACGCCGAGATGTAA